A stretch of the Meles meles chromosome 19, mMelMel3.1 paternal haplotype, whole genome shotgun sequence genome encodes the following:
- the PNMA8C gene encoding paraneoplastic antigen-like protein 8C, translating to MLFGVKDIALLEHGCKALEVDSYKSLMILGIPEDCNHEEFEEIIRVPLKPLGKFEVAGKAFLEEDRSKAAIIRLEEDINYAVIPREFKGKGGMWRVVYMPRKQDIEFLTKLNLFLQSEGRTVEDVARVLRQELCPTVPGPRELPARKCQAPRPGEKLGAGAPADADGAPALDSAEKQSKTGDDKRGKRKHKKSRRRHHASDKKL from the coding sequence ATGCTCTTCGGGGTCAAGGACATTGCTCTGTTGGAGCACGGGTGCAAGGCGCTCGAGGTGGACAGTTACAAGTCCCTGATGATCCTGGGAATACCAGAAGACTGCAACCATGAGGAGTTCGAAGAGATCATACGGGTCCCTCTGAAGCCCCTGGGCAAATTCGAAGTGGCCGGGAAGGCCTTTCTGGAAGAAGACAGATCCAAGGCAGCCATCATCAGGCTGGAGGAAGACATCAATTACGCCGTGATCCCCAGGGAGTTCAAGGGCAAGGGCGGCATGTGGAGAGTGGTCTACATGCCCCGGAAGCAGGACATTGAATTCCTGACCAAGCTGAACCTCTTCCTGCAAAGCGAGGGCAGGACAGTGGAGGACGTGGCCCGGGTCCTAAGGCAGGAGTTATGCCCAACAGTGCCGGGTCCCCGAGAGCTTCCTGCCAGAAAGTGCCAGGCGCCCAGGCCCGGGGAgaagctgggggctggggccccCGCGGACGCTGACGGGGCGCCAGCTCTGGACTCAGCGGAGAAGCAGAGCAAGACTGGAGATGACAAGAGAGGCAAGCGAAAACACAAGAAAAGCCGTCGGAGGCACCATGCATCTGACAAGAAGCTGTGA
- the CCDC8 gene encoding coiled-coil domain-containing protein 8, with protein sequence MLQIGEDVDYLLIPREVRLAGGVWRVISKPATKEAEFRERLIQFLEEEGRTLEDVARIIEKSTPHPPQPPKKPKEPRVRKRVQQMVTPPPRLVVGTYDSSNASDSEFSDFETSRDKGDKGHKGAGHSRKVRKMPVSYLGSKFLGSDLESEDDQELVEAFLQRGEKKPSAPPARRRVNLPVPMFEDNPRPQLSKADRWREYVSQVSWGKLKRRVKGWAPRSSPEGGEAQQASTRLERVGASGSGRASRGDNVGNTGDRWEPEMPPRRWRPKIKWASFRHCRKEEAASTDQRAEAADDQRAEAADNQRAEAADNQRAEAAGDQRVEAADNQRAEAADDQRAGAADVQGAEAADNQRIEAVENQRAEVEDNPGVEAIAVQRAEAANNQREGAADNQRAEAQAVQGAEAASDGAEATADQRAEAVQNQRAEAPAARGAIGTTQGAKARKQVKTVRFQTPGRFSWFRKRQRAFWHTPRLPTLPKRVPRAGEARSLRVLRAEARAEAEQGEREDQL encoded by the coding sequence ATGTTGCAGATCGGGGAGGACGTCGACTATCTGCTTATCCCCCGGGAGGTCAGGCTGGCGGGAGGCGTGTGGAGGGTCATCTCCAAGCCCGCAACCAAGGAGGCGGAATTTCGCGAGCGGCTGATCCAGTTTCTGGAGGAAGAAGGCCGCACACTGGAGGACGTGGCCCGCATCATTGAGAAGAGCACCCCACACCCGCCCCAGCCCCCCAAAAAGCCCAAGGAGCCCCGGGTGAGGAAGAGAGTCCAGCAGATGGTGACCCCGCCCCCACGGCTGGTGGTGGGCACCTATGACAGCAGCAATGCCAGCGACAGCGAGTTCAGTGACTTCGAGACCTCCAGAGACAAGGGGGACAAGGGTCACAAAGGCGCGGGGCACAGCAGGAAGGTGCGCAAAATGCCAGTCAGTTACCTGGGCAGCAAATTTCTGGGGAGTGACCTGGAGAGCGAGGACGACCAGGAGCTGGTGGAGGCCTTTCTGCAGCGAGGGGAGAAGAAGCCGAGCGCGCCACCTGCCCGCCGCCGCGTGAACCTGCCCGTGCCCATGTTCGAGGACAACCCCAGGCCGCAGCTGTCCAAGGCGGACAGGTGGCGAGAGTATGTCAGTCAGGTGTCCTGGGGGAAGCTGAAACGGAGGGTGAAGGGTTGGGCGCCCAGGTCCAGCCCTGAGGGGGGTGAAGCCCAGCAGGCATCTACTAGGCTGGAGAGGGTTGGGGCCTCGGGGTCAGGCAGAGCCAGCCGGGGGGACAATGTGGGCAACACAGGAGACAGGTGGGAGCCTGAGATGCCCCCAAGACGATGGAGGCCCAAAATCAAATGGGCCTCTTTTCgccattgcaggaaggaagaaGCAGCATCCACAGATCAGAGGGCGGAGGCTGCGGATGATCAAAGAGCTGAGGCAGCAGATAATCAGAGGGCAGAAGCTGCAGATAATCAGAGGGCAGAGGCTGCAGGTGATCAGAGGGTGGAGGCTGCAGATAATCAGAGAGCTGAGGCTGCAGATGATCAGAGAGCAGGGGCTGCAGATGTTCAGGGGGCTGAGGCGGCAGATAATCAGAGGATAGAGGCTGTAGAAAATCAGAGGGCAGAGGTTGAGGATAATCCAGGGGTAGAAGCCATAGCTgtccagagggcagaagctgcAAATAACCAGAGGGAAGGGGCTGCAGATAATCAAAGGGCAGAGGCCCAAGCTGTCCAGGGGGCCGAGGCTGCATCTGATGGGGCAGAAGCCACAGCtgaccagagggcagaagctgtACAGAACCAAAGGGCTGAAGCCCCAGCTGCCCGGGGGGCCATAGGGACAACCCAGGGAGCTAAGGCCCGGAAACAGGTCAAGACAGTGAGGTTCCAGACTCCTGGCCGTTTTTCATGGTTTCGCAAGCGCCAGAGAGCCTTCTGGCACACTCCCCGGTTGCCAACCCTGCCCAAGAGAGTTCCCAGGGCAGGCGAGGCCAGGAGCCTTAGGGTGTTGAGGGCAGAGGCCAGAGcagaagcagagcagggagaacGGGAAGACCAGCTGTGA